Proteins found in one Paenibacillus wynnii genomic segment:
- a CDS encoding collagen-like protein: MSDVPINVTPGPGPATIVISTGIGGGSGLPGPTGPQGPKGDTGETGPVGPQGIPGVQGPIGLTGAMGPKGDHGDTGPQGATGAAGVKGDKGEIGAQGIQGPQGLIGATGPKGDTGLTGPKGDKGDTGAQGIQGVKGDKGDPGEQGIQGEPGPQGIPGTSGSGGGTTLLVSYTYNGNPVIQHTAIDTGTSTITAAAHGLTNGMIVFPAWNKGQSTDGAVYPTGITQTIHYVVNATADTFQLSLTIGGAAVNITALGAKPYGFHFQRAIIKSFLLDNLGSQSKAAVKCLLFSSQDDKNYGWDIRPSDWPFLNDLFPNTLGGNNYSTGRMGSRGVVLDISFDARRSRRTVMTSYVAQYNDNTAAQGTDNKIGRIYTENPTPFTALQVGFYAPLTAAYVANGSIVEVYSA; this comes from the coding sequence ATGAGCGACGTTCCAATCAATGTAACACCGGGACCGGGGCCAGCGACGATTGTTATTAGTACAGGCATCGGTGGCGGTAGTGGATTGCCGGGGCCTACCGGACCACAAGGACCAAAAGGTGATACTGGAGAGACAGGCCCCGTGGGTCCTCAAGGTATTCCGGGCGTACAGGGTCCAATCGGACTGACTGGTGCTATGGGTCCCAAGGGAGATCACGGTGATACTGGTCCTCAGGGGGCAACCGGAGCAGCAGGAGTTAAAGGCGATAAGGGAGAAATCGGAGCTCAAGGCATACAAGGACCTCAAGGATTAATAGGAGCCACTGGTCCTAAAGGTGACACTGGGTTAACAGGTCCAAAGGGAGACAAAGGGGATACAGGCGCTCAGGGTATCCAAGGTGTAAAGGGCGACAAAGGAGATCCCGGAGAACAAGGTATCCAAGGTGAACCCGGACCACAAGGTATTCCGGGTACGTCAGGTTCGGGTGGTGGTACTACTCTGCTGGTTTCCTACACCTACAACGGTAACCCGGTTATCCAACATACAGCAATAGACACCGGAACGAGCACCATTACGGCAGCTGCCCATGGTCTGACAAACGGTATGATAGTATTCCCAGCCTGGAATAAGGGTCAGTCAACCGACGGTGCTGTGTACCCTACAGGAATAACACAGACGATTCACTACGTAGTCAACGCAACAGCTGACACGTTTCAGTTATCATTGACAATCGGAGGCGCTGCAGTGAATATCACGGCGCTAGGTGCAAAACCATATGGCTTTCACTTTCAAAGAGCGATTATCAAAAGTTTCTTGCTGGACAACCTGGGGTCACAATCAAAAGCCGCGGTAAAATGCCTGCTGTTTAGTAGCCAGGACGACAAAAACTACGGCTGGGATATTCGCCCGAGTGACTGGCCCTTTTTGAATGACTTATTCCCGAACACGCTAGGCGGTAATAATTATTCTACTGGCAGAATGGGTAGCCGGGGTGTGGTTTTGGACATATCATTCGACGCTAGACGTAGCCGACGCACAGTAATGACCAGTTACGTAGCCCAGTACAACGACAATACCGCGGCACAAGGTACCGACAACAAAATAGGCAGAATATATACTGAGAACCCAACACCATTTACTGCCCTTCAGGTGGGATTTTACGCACCATTAACTGCGGCGTATGTTGCTAATGGTTCTATCGTGGAGGTGTACAGTGCATGA
- a CDS encoding CD1375 family protein, whose translation MSKLEGGDDMMAMFFAQRVILGKTAYKDVPSTLKPAVKEILIDSDLEYLTEE comes from the coding sequence ATGTCAAAATTGGAGGGAGGTGATGATATGATGGCGATGTTTTTTGCACAGCGTGTAATCTTGGGTAAGACGGCGTATAAAGATGTACCAAGCACACTTAAACCAGCAGTAAAAGAAATTCTAATCGACTCTGACCTGGAATACTTAACCGAAGAATAG
- a CDS encoding Gp37-like protein, translated as MAGIVRIYDIEFNWIGEIDNHESLQFTRRFYREGEFELHIAVNKQYADALQKDCFIMIDNDGQRSGMIEGRELYLTEQGIETVVVKGRTLGGILDRRVTVSDTYDRIRGPAETVMKHYVNNHLVNGTYATGIYAARKIPFFDIATDQGRGIETPWQTRYEPLLGVTGQIASFCDMGWFTSLNVLTKRVTFDILTGRNITDKQDIYPPVIFSTEFENVTSQKFVDSDSQFRNVGYAAGKGEEADQLVLAVGAGTGIERREVYIDASSAEDVDELTTIGQQKLAEYKRVQTFEGAVVETGSFIFEQDWFLGDIVTLRDAHWGVSMDTRITEVREIYEEDYKVEVQFGDEIPTITTVVRQLQSEIKRPQIMSQSGGTGEQGPAGPQGPKGDTGPIGLQGPKGDPGATGPQGLQGPKGDTGAVGPQGLKGDPGIQGAQGLVGVKGDTGAPGVQGPKGDTGPQGIQGVKGDTGATGVQGPKGDTGLTGSAGAKGDQGIQGVKGDKGDTGSQGPAGPTNIATITTLGAVKVGNNLTIASDGTLHGNSNPECITIKQEIFTVQAGQTLFNLTKGSYNPGTNTLFWYLHGQKQVNAALVETSATSFEIPVGVMTGTDILVEYIETVNVTIGLKGEKGDTGLQGVQGLKGDTGSQGIQGIQGIQGLAGAQGADGKTWYSSTAVPANTLGVSGDFHINTSTWDIREKTAAAVWTLRGNIKGATGAQGIQGLQGIQGVKGDIGEVGPQGAQGFQGLQGVKGDTGAIGPKGDTGAQGNIGLTGPQGPKGDQGEPGAAVADSVEWANVLSKPTNLAKITMATLAPTSPLSGDFWYKEV; from the coding sequence GTGGCTGGAATCGTACGCATTTACGACATCGAATTCAATTGGATTGGTGAAATTGACAACCATGAAAGCCTGCAGTTTACACGGCGTTTTTACCGTGAAGGAGAATTTGAACTGCACATCGCCGTAAATAAACAATATGCTGATGCTCTTCAAAAAGATTGTTTCATAATGATTGATAATGACGGCCAACGATCCGGAATGATTGAGGGCCGGGAGTTGTACCTTACAGAGCAGGGAATCGAGACTGTTGTCGTAAAAGGTAGGACACTAGGGGGTATCCTGGACCGACGTGTCACGGTGTCCGATACCTATGATCGCATTCGGGGGCCGGCAGAAACGGTCATGAAGCATTATGTGAATAATCACCTTGTCAACGGAACTTACGCAACCGGCATCTACGCCGCGCGGAAGATTCCGTTTTTTGATATTGCCACAGATCAAGGCCGAGGAATAGAAACGCCTTGGCAGACAAGGTATGAGCCACTACTAGGGGTAACCGGTCAGATTGCGAGTTTCTGCGATATGGGTTGGTTCACAAGTTTGAATGTACTGACGAAACGAGTCACTTTCGACATACTGACGGGCCGGAATATCACCGATAAGCAAGACATTTACCCGCCCGTTATTTTCTCGACGGAGTTTGAAAATGTCACCAGTCAAAAGTTTGTGGATTCGGATAGTCAATTCAGGAATGTAGGTTATGCTGCGGGAAAAGGCGAGGAAGCGGATCAGCTTGTGCTTGCCGTTGGTGCCGGCACGGGAATTGAACGCCGAGAGGTATACATCGATGCTTCAAGCGCAGAGGATGTCGATGAGCTGACCACCATAGGTCAACAGAAGCTCGCGGAGTATAAGCGTGTGCAAACCTTTGAGGGTGCTGTGGTGGAGACGGGTAGTTTCATTTTTGAGCAGGACTGGTTCCTAGGTGACATCGTTACTCTACGGGATGCCCATTGGGGTGTTTCAATGGATACCCGCATCACTGAAGTGCGGGAAATCTACGAAGAGGATTATAAAGTAGAGGTGCAGTTTGGTGACGAGATCCCGACCATCACTACTGTAGTCCGTCAGTTGCAGAGCGAAATAAAACGCCCGCAGATCATGTCACAATCTGGGGGCACAGGAGAACAGGGCCCAGCAGGACCGCAGGGTCCCAAGGGCGACACAGGTCCAATCGGTTTACAAGGCCCTAAGGGAGATCCCGGAGCAACAGGTCCTCAAGGTCTACAAGGGCCAAAGGGGGATACGGGTGCTGTTGGGCCGCAGGGGCTTAAAGGAGATCCTGGTATCCAGGGTGCGCAGGGCCTTGTTGGTGTTAAAGGAGATACGGGCGCTCCAGGTGTCCAGGGTCCAAAAGGTGATACCGGGCCGCAGGGCATTCAAGGCGTAAAAGGTGATACTGGAGCAACCGGTGTTCAGGGACCCAAAGGAGATACAGGACTGACCGGATCGGCGGGGGCTAAAGGAGATCAGGGCATTCAGGGTGTAAAAGGGGACAAAGGCGATACGGGTTCCCAGGGACCGGCGGGACCTACCAATATTGCTACGATAACAACCTTAGGCGCCGTGAAGGTAGGTAATAATTTAACCATAGCTTCGGACGGAACTTTGCACGGCAATAGTAATCCGGAATGCATCACGATTAAACAGGAAATCTTTACGGTCCAAGCTGGGCAAACCCTATTTAATTTAACAAAGGGTAGCTATAATCCAGGAACAAATACGCTTTTCTGGTATTTGCACGGTCAGAAGCAAGTGAACGCTGCCTTGGTAGAGACTTCAGCTACGAGCTTTGAAATTCCTGTAGGTGTTATGACCGGGACGGATATACTGGTCGAATACATTGAAACGGTAAATGTAACCATTGGCTTAAAAGGTGAAAAAGGGGATACCGGACTACAAGGTGTGCAAGGTTTGAAAGGAGACACAGGATCGCAGGGGATACAAGGGATACAAGGGATACAGGGATTGGCTGGTGCGCAGGGTGCTGACGGAAAAACATGGTATTCAAGCACAGCTGTTCCCGCGAATACCCTTGGAGTCAGTGGAGATTTTCACATTAATACATCAACGTGGGATATCCGAGAAAAAACAGCCGCAGCAGTGTGGACGCTTCGAGGCAATATCAAGGGTGCGACAGGTGCTCAAGGGATTCAGGGTCTGCAGGGCATCCAAGGCGTGAAGGGAGACATCGGGGAAGTAGGTCCACAAGGGGCACAAGGATTCCAAGGATTACAAGGAGTGAAGGGTGACACCGGTGCAATTGGACCAAAGGGAGACACTGGTGCACAGGGGAACATTGGATTAACCGGCCCTCAGGGTCCTAAAGGGGATCAGGGGGAACCAGGAGCGGCTGTGGCCGATAGCGTGGAATGGGCGAATGTACTTAGCAAACCTACGAATTTGGCCAAAATAACCATGGCAACACTAGCACCAACAAGCCCATTATCGGGCGATTTTTGGTATAAGGAGGTTTAA
- a CDS encoding phage tail family protein produces MQKLSYTNDRGGKVVFENLRPFILSHIDGIGSVDTDVRKTTGPFQDGSTVYRVAIKDRLLSIQGAILANSRDELYALRRQLSQILNPKIMGQLVYQNDDRAYTIGGIAESGPIWGERYANNQLFTASFLCPDPYLLDEFDSSDLIATWIGGLSFPVRFPNQFATRGAKSVNVINEGDVDTPVRIEIYGPATNPCITNHSIDRYIKVNRVLLSGDKLTITTHFGNKRVEIQAPNGSKVNVLHWIDPNSSLWSLQPGDNIVKYTSDDPEGIEPFAISINYRNRYFGA; encoded by the coding sequence ATGCAGAAATTAAGCTATACGAATGACCGAGGGGGTAAGGTTGTCTTTGAGAATCTCCGACCTTTTATTCTTTCACATATTGATGGAATAGGAAGTGTGGATACGGATGTCCGGAAGACGACTGGTCCTTTCCAGGATGGATCTACGGTGTACCGGGTAGCGATTAAAGACCGTTTGCTCTCTATCCAGGGAGCGATATTGGCAAATAGTAGGGATGAGCTTTATGCCCTTCGTCGCCAACTGTCTCAAATTCTTAACCCAAAAATAATGGGACAACTGGTTTATCAAAATGATGACAGGGCCTATACGATTGGTGGTATTGCTGAATCGGGCCCTATATGGGGGGAACGATATGCAAATAACCAGTTGTTCACCGCCTCGTTCCTTTGTCCGGATCCGTATTTACTGGATGAATTTGATTCTTCGGATCTTATTGCGACATGGATTGGTGGGCTGAGTTTTCCGGTTCGGTTTCCGAACCAATTCGCTACCCGCGGGGCAAAGAGTGTAAATGTGATAAATGAGGGTGATGTTGATACTCCGGTAAGGATTGAAATCTATGGACCCGCCACAAACCCTTGTATCACTAATCATAGTATTGATAGGTATATCAAAGTAAACCGAGTATTACTTAGTGGGGACAAACTCACGATTACCACGCATTTCGGTAATAAGCGTGTAGAGATCCAAGCGCCAAACGGATCCAAAGTTAATGTGCTCCACTGGATAGATCCAAACAGTTCCCTTTGGAGTTTGCAGCCTGGGGATAATATTGTGAAATACACAAGCGACGACCCAGAAGGAATTGAACCGTTTGCGATATCTATTAATTATCGCAACCGATATTTCGGGGCGTAG